Proteins encoded within one genomic window of Rhinoderma darwinii isolate aRhiDar2 chromosome 5, aRhiDar2.hap1, whole genome shotgun sequence:
- the RBIS gene encoding ribosomal biogenesis factor translates to MAKSKGKGQKTKNVFHVANTKSVKAKNKAKPVMSNLKKINAATSDKVSKVNKAFTELHKNVAQAKKMSATVSKESQISRPTPKAPVDIDDATDLLSQL, encoded by the exons ATGGCCAAAAGCAAAGGAAAAGGACAGAAAACCAAAAACGTGTTTCACGTTGCAAACACTAAGAgtgtaaaagcaaaaaataaagcaAAGCCGGTAATGTCAAACCTGAAGAAG ATTAATGCTGCAACAAGTGACAAAGTCAGCAAAGTAAATAAGGCTTTTACAGAACTGCACAAAAATGTGGCCCAGGCCAAAAAGATGTCTGCGACCGTGTCAAAGGAAAGTCAG ATCTCCAGGCCAACTCCAAAAGCCCCTGTTgatatagatgatgccacagacctACTGTCACAGTTGTAA